The Paraburkholderia agricolaris genome includes the window GACCGGTTGGTTGCGTGGAAGGAGAAGGTGCTTGTTCCAGCCACGCAGGCGTCGCGAGAACACGGTGCAGGAGGCGCGGATGACGGATTCTAAGGTGCACGCGGAACGTGATGGTAACGTCAACGTCAATGATGTCAGCGTAATCAGGACCGGTCTGCCGCAAAGTGCCACGCAGGTTTTCGAATGGGCGGTTCTCAGCAACGGCACGCTGTATACGGCGCAGATACCGGTGGGTGCCGATGGTGCTGTCGTTGCGGGAGGTATCGAGAAACAGGCACAGCAGGTGTTCAAAAATTTGATGCAGACGTTGGCCTCGGCCGGCGCGTCATATCGTGACGTCGCGCAGGTTCTCATCTATGTGACGGATCGGGCGTGGTTGCCGGCCGTCAACGCGGTGTATCGAGAGCATTTCTCGGCGCCGTTTCCAAACCGCGCATCGTTCGTCGTGGCCGGCCTTGCTCGTGAGGAAATGCTGGTGGAAATTGTGGCGTATGCCTGCGCGAGGCCGCAGGCGAATAGAGAAGACGGTGAGATTCGAATCACTTCGGGATGATTCGTTGCGTAGTCGTGCTGTATGCAGAACGCGAAGCTCTGTGTCCAATAAGGAATCAAAAGCAGACACTTCAGACCTTTCGACAGGTCACATTATTCTGACGTAGCACTCCTTTTTCTCCACCTGTTCGAGTTTGAATCCCTTCTGGGTCATGCATGAAGAGATCTCGTCCGGGAACGGATTCAGATTAAAAATCCGTTGGTCGATTTTGGAGGGAATTCCATGATCGAGTTCGTCTTGCGCCTCTGCGCAGGACGCCTTCGCGAGCCCGATCCTGAC containing:
- a CDS encoding RidA family protein gives rise to the protein MFQPRRRRENTVQEARMTDSKVHAERDGNVNVNDVSVIRTGLPQSATQVFEWAVLSNGTLYTAQIPVGADGAVVAGGIEKQAQQVFKNLMQTLASAGASYRDVAQVLIYVTDRAWLPAVNAVYREHFSAPFPNRASFVVAGLAREEMLVEIVAYACARPQANREDGEIRITSG